DNA sequence from the Suricata suricatta isolate VVHF042 chromosome 14, meerkat_22Aug2017_6uvM2_HiC, whole genome shotgun sequence genome:
CACCTCACACAGACCTCACTAACCCtgactctctccttccctccggCAGAACCAGAGGGGTCGGGGGCAGGACCTACCGGCACAGGCACCCCCAGCCTCCTGCGGGGCAAGAGGGGAGGACACGCGGCCAACTACCGGATCGTGGGCCCCAGGAGCCGCAACGAGagaggctgagggcaggggcGGCCCTGGGGGCAGACCTCGCCTGGGTTCCCTTCCCAGCCTGGAGTTGGCCAACTGCCTCCAGGGACCGCCCATCCATATTTATTAATGTCCTCAGGGTCCCTTCTGCCACCTAGGCCTTTGGGATGGGCAAGTCTTGGTCCTGACACTCCGTGCAAGTCTGCCTACTATGAAGCTGAGAAGGGACTGTGGCCTAAGAGGGAGGGGCAGCCCAGGCAAGAGGTGAGGCCTTGCTCTGGGCCCTGGACCTCCATttccctctgtgaaatgggatgatACAAGCCTGCGGGAAGGGCTAGCAGGTTTGAGGCTTCAGTCTTCTCATGGGCTTCCAGGGCATCCAGGCCTATAGGCACTGATGGGTAACTGGAGCTGGAGTTCTGCTGGGCCCTTTGCACACTCAGAGCTGGTGGGGAAGGGCGGGcttgcctctccctcctccccagccaaaCCCTGGGAGAGCCCACCACAGCCCTCCTCTCCTTGATTTCTGGTGCTGGGTCCCCACCCTGAGCTCAATAGGCAGGACGTTGCATAGGTCCTGccccctgagcccccagcccctaCCATGTCCCAGGCAGGGGGGTGGAGGCATGAAGAAGGAGGGGTGCCCTGGAGGTAGAGGTCTCCAGCCAATAAAGTCCCCCAACCTGATGTCCCTCTGGCCTGGTCTCAGTGTGTGCTCAGACGGGGTGCAGGTGGGCAAGGCCAGGAGCCTCTTCCCTCTTCTTGGTGGCCTTCCCTGGCCACATGCAAAGCAGGGTGGTGAAGTGGGCCTGCCCAGGGCTGAGGGAGGTGAAGGTGCTGCTGGGCAGGGAGGTGCACGGGAGTAGGTGAGCAGAGTCTCAGACCATCCCCATCCCCTGGCCAGATGTCCAGCAATGGCTGCAGCTTCTGAGAGGCCCAGGAGCAAGAAAGTGCCAGACCTTGGCACAGCTTCCAGATTGGGGGACCCGCAGCATCCCCCCAAGTCtgtttcctcacccataaaaGGGCGACATGGACTTCAGGCTGTCCAGTCTGTTCCTGGCCCCTTGCCTGTGGCCAACAGCAGGGCCAGTCTCTACAGCCCCTTCACTGTGGCTCCAGCTTTGGGTACAGGCCCCTCAGGTGACCAGTGTGTAGGCTGCCCCAGGACGCACAGTTCCCTGCACCGCCCGTCAAAGCccagcttcccaggcacccctcagcctTACCTGCTCCCACAGCCCAGCAGTACCTCTGCACTCTGGCTCAGTCTGCACCTCCCCTTGCTGGGAAGGGGTCCAGGACTGAGGAGGGCCAGGAGGGAGGAGCTGCCTCTTCAAAGCTCCCCCCACATTGTTTCCTGCGCAGGGAGCTCGGCAGGGCACAGCCAGCAGCTCCAGAGCCTCTGGAGACCAACTGAACTGGCCCCTGTCCAGCAAGGACACTGTGGGGTGTGGGCAGCGAAGAGATGATATTCCTGGGGAATCAGGGAAGGGTTCCTGGAGGAAGGTCTCCATGTAGGCCGAGACCTATGGCTGGGTAGAAAGTAGCTGGGAAAGAGTGATGAAGATCGCTCCTCAGCAGGCCTTCTATGCGCCGAGATGGAGGCTGAACAGGAACCCTGCATCTCTGCGCATCAGGGAGCTGTTCTCCTGAAATCAGTCATTCCCTCAccgctcactcattcattccccCTGTTGCCAACACAGAGGAGTCAGACACAACTGCTGCCCCCGAGGAGGTCCAGGTTGAAAAATGAACTGTTTTTATTCTGAGTAGTGCCAGGGTGGGGTGCCGGAGGGGCCTCTCCTGCACACTGTGACTCTCAGCAGACAGGGCTGGGGCTCCGACTCCCCAACCATAGGCCAAGCTCCTTGCCACTCGAGGGCGTGCTGTGCTAGGGAGGACCAGGGCCCTCGGGGTGGGCgggcccgcccctcccctgagccACTAAGACTTCAGTGCCCACCTCCCCCTCAACCAGCAGGGACACAGCACCCTCCACTCGGCCTGTGGCTGCCAGTGCCACCACGGCCTGCTCTGTGGGGAAGCCCATGCGCTTCAGCTGCTGCAGCCTGTGGGAtgaggggacaggcagggaaTGTCAGGGCCATCTCCAGCCCCTGCACCAGGggaccccaccaccacccacccaccttaccgcagagaggagacagaggacttAGGCAGCCATAGCGGACCCTCAGGACGCTGGGCTGGCCCCTCAAGGAGGGAGGCCTGGATCCCCTCCTGCAGCATCTGCTCATCCAGGGCTGCCCACAGTGGGGCCCCTGCGGAGAAGACAGGCCCGGTCCAGGCCAGGTCCACCTCTGTGGAGCCCTCCCAGGTCAGCTGCACAGGCCCTAGGCCTGGCTGAAGGTGGGCTGAGCCTTCGCTGCGGGAAGGCCTGGGGGAACAGAAGCAGAAGAAGGTCTGACGGCCAGCCACTGCCACGGCGTCCACCGGCAGGGCCGCTGTCGTCGGCATCACGCTCACCTCACTCCAGCAGGATGGGTGACCGGCAGCTCAGCCAGGCCGCCTGGGGTGGGAAGGAGTCTGACCGGCCAGCACCCTGCCAGGGTCCGGCACAAGCCACCCTCCTGCAGTGCTCGCAGCCGCTGCTCAGAGGGCTCCAGCCACCGGAAGGCCCCGGCTGCATCTGTCTGCCCAGGGCAGGGCGGCCAGTCAAGGAAAACCAAAACCAGCCAGGGGTGAGCCCACACTGCATGCCAGGACTTAGGCCAAGTGTGTGACAGGCATTCCCTCAGGTCTCCTCACTATGGCCCGGCAAAGAGAGTGTTGTCATCCTAGTCAGCAGTGGAGGCTCCAGGAAAAGGGACCTGCCCAAAGCTACTCTGCCAGTAGGAGGGGGACGCAGGTCTATCTCCCCACAAAAgctgtctcccttcccctgcctgctcgGTTGCCAGAGCCCTGTGAGACCCACGCTTGTGCCCATTGACACCCCTGTCATTGCCCTCAGCCAGAGTAACATACTCCTCACTGCAGGATACAGCCAGGCCTGGGCAATTGGTGTCCCCAGTCCTAAAAATCCACTGTTCCCTCCAAAGGCACAGTTTCCCCAACAGGCATTAAGCATCTTTGGAGCAAAAGCCTGTGTTCAACGCACCTGCACTGCCAGCCACAGGTGTTCCACTTCTCAGTGATGAGTTCAGGGCTCACTCTCACCCTGGCCTTGCACTTCCCACAacctctccctgctctgctctctttcATTTCCCATGAACCCCTCATCCTGCACATCTTAGCTCAGACCACTTGTGCCCTCCTGGACTCCCCTTTAAATTGTAGCTGGTGCCGCCACCTATTagccctcagccccacccccgcccggaGTCTGGCTAGAGGAGGGCTCAGAGATGCTTCCAGAATGTGTTTGCACGGCTTTCCTCATTGTTGGACCTGACCTCCTTATGCCGCTTCCCTCCCAGACACTCTGGGGGCCCAGCCACAGAAGCCACATGTCCACACGGGCCCTGGACCCAGGCAAAGGATACAGGCCAGGCCAGCAAGGAGGCCGCACAACAGCTGCAGGAAGGGTGGCTCGGAGCTGAGCACTGGTGTCAAGGCAAGCAGCAGCCACGGCAGCAGCCTCGGTGGCAGTACCCCCTGGGGCTGTCTAGGGTGGTAACCCTGCCCCGCCAGCATGGCCAGGTGGACAGGCATGTAGCCACAGCCACCAGCTGCATTGGGCACCCCGAGGCCCGCCAGCAGCACACCCATTAGCCCGGCAGCCAGGGCGAGCAGGGCAGAGGCATGAAGGAACCGCAGCGTGCCCAGGTGGCACTCCTGCCACCAGCCCAGTGTGGGCAGGAGCAGCAGGCTCAGGAGGAGGCCAGGTAGGGCCGTGTGGCCCAGGACGTGGGTCAGCAGGCGGTGcgctgggagagagaaggagcttATGTGCCAGGTTAGTGGCCCTAACCCCCAAAGCTGTCCCAGGGTGGTAGTTGCCCTCTGCAGaacacccactgagccagcctcTCCCCAGAAGCCAAAGTCTGCCACTGTCAGCACTGTAATCACTCATGAAGGGGACCAAGGGCTTCTGAATGCTGTGGCTGCTCCCCAGCTGCGTTAACCAGAACATGCGGGTGACACCACTCAGTCGTCTCAAGAGCAACCCAACTATGGCTGAGTCACTTAACGTCTGCTGGAAACTACTCAGCTGGGGCCACTCCTCAGACTCCCAGGGCCTCCTGAACATTCCCAGACTAAGCTGAAAGCCTTGGttcttattttaagagaaaaccaccaaaaaaagaagccATCTGAAAAGAATACCTACTCACAGGCTCCCACCACTCTGCTGGCCCCTCCGCCTGGGTGCTCTGCCCTCCCTTCTGGGCTGTGGATGAGCTGGGCATGCTCCTGTCTAAGGCCAATCTTCCCCCTGGGGCACTAGGTCCTCTCCCTGCTTGACCAGTGCACGATGCATGCCGCTCCTGGGAACTGGTCTTAGGCCCTACCTAAGTCTCCTGCCTCTTCCAAGGTCCATGGGGCCGGCCCTCACCCTGCCAAGGGTCCAGCAGCAGCTCCGGGGCCAGGGCAAGGCTGGGGCCAGCCCCCACCAGCCACAAGCTGCTCAGCAGCAGCATCAGGACAGAGGAGGCAAGAGGCAACGCCGGGGACGGTAGGCCAGCAGGGCCTCTGGCCTGCATAGCGCAGCTGAAGGTGTCAAGGGGCTGTGTGCTaggacaaaaggaaaacaagaacaacagttattatttcaatttttatccaACTTCCTTTCAACTACCCTCCCAatggctccattttacagaagtagaaactGAAGCTGGAAGGGCAGGCTCAGCAACTCAACCACAGAGGAGTTCAGCCCCTAACCATGTGCTTAGCCATTTTGCCATCCCCTCTGCCCATGGGAGGATGGGGAGGGCCAGACCAAAAGGTCTGTGAGTTGAGCCCCAGGACAAATTCAGGGCCATCTCCAgctttcctctgcctccctcttctcttgGGTTGCAGACAGCCACCTTCCTCCCCGCTCTCCTCCAGTATGCCCAGCCTTAGAGCTCTAGTGGGACTCAGCTGCCCTTGACACAGGGGGTGAGGCCAGCCAATGGGCAGGTAGATTAGGAAGGCGGTGAGACAGAAGCGCTGGATGAGGAGCAAGAGTCCCACACCCTGCGCGCTGAGACGGAGACGTTCCCTTTCTTCAGCTTTGAGCACAGCCCCTATGGCCCTAGCCCTCCTTTTTGCAGGAAGGTTCCCCTGGCCCCTCCACTCCTTCCTGCTGTGAATCCCTGGATAAGTTTTCCATCCTCTGAGCCTCTCCTTCCAAActtgtaaaatagaaattaagaaaatccttTCCTCATAGGATGAGAAAAAGGAATGGACTAAGGCAGGGCCCAGCCCACAGCTCCTGCTCGATAAACTGTAGCCATCCCAACTAACGGTGGGAGGCAGAGATGGCTAGTCACCAGCGAGAGGGCCCTCAGCACAGAATCAGctgctccaggggcgcctgggtggctcagtcggttaagcatccggcttcagctcaggtcatgatctcacagttcatgggttcaagccctgcattgggctctgtgctgacagctagctcagagcctggagcctgcttcagattctgtagctccctctctctctgaccctcgcctgatcacactgtctctgtctatcaaaaataaataaaaaccataaaaaaaaaaaaagattcagctGCTCCAGTCTTGCTGGTTCAGTCTGGCCCTCAAAAAAGCCAATTCCCAGCCCACAAGGCACAGGCCTTGCTGAAACCTCCTCACCCCTGGCCAAGCCTTTGTCAAGACTCCCTGTGAGCTGATTTCATGAGGCAGAAAGCAAAAGCCCAGAGACAAGGAGACTGCTTCATCTACTCCTTTCCCAAGGGCAAGCTCAGCATCAAAATCCACCTGCCAGTTTCCTGTAGGAAGAATCTAGAAAGCTCTTCTGCCTGCAATGTCCCTCCATCTCTCCAATAGGTAAACTCCTATACACCCCCTGAAGCCCAGTTCAAATGTCCCTGTCCCTGATCCTGGCCTACCACATCATGGGTCATAGATTTTATCCTATCTAGCAAGCACAGCTGGGCCTGTCTTTTTTCCTGAGCAGATGGTCTGGGCAGGGGGCCGGGGGGAGTGCCCTCCTCTTACTCACCCCCAAGTTTCCCATATGTGTTCATTGAAAGAGAGACACTGGCTTGGCTCCAGGTACGGCTGAAAGATTTGGGTGAGCCCTGCCCTTCCTCGGGCCTGAGCACCTGTTTGGGGAGACTCGATTGAGAAGTGCCACTGACACCTCTCAATGTCCCAGAGCCAAGACACTCACCGCAAGCCTCCTCCTGCACCTTCACAACCATTGTACTCATGGGCAGCTTACAAGGGTGAAAGACTTGCACACGGACAAACAACTGGGACTGGAACCctctgggtctgtttcttcaTCGATAAAATGGAGCTATGCACCATCAGGCCCTGCCTACCTTACTAGGAAGTGCGAAGgacagaatgagaagacaaggGCGGGAAAGATTCTTCCAAGCAATAGCGTGGGGGTCCCAGGGGGTGGGTCGGCTCAGCTtttgtgactttggaaaagtACACAAATTTCTTGGGCcacagtttccccttctgtaaaaaCAAGGATAAtggatggggggggcggggtgctaAAAGGGCATTTTCAAACTTGACCGTTACTGGGACGGGGTTGGGGGGGTAGCTCCTAGGATCCAGCACTACGTTCGGGGCCTCCCATCTAGCCCACCGGCctcggccccctcccccatccagccCAGGCCACGTGTCCCGGGTACTCACTGCAGAGCGcgcccacccccccgcccccggaatGCCAGGTGGGGCTCCCGGCTGGGAGTCGGGGGACTCTAGCTTCCTGACGAGGCCCGAGAGGCCCGAGCCCCTTCGGCTTACTCTCGGACGCGTGACCCCGGTGGAGCTGGcgcgccaccccctcccccgccccccgtcgCCCGCCGATTAGTCAGCAGTTGTTCTAGGCCCAggtcccttcccccagccctccctccggCCTCCGTATCCCTCCAAGGCAGACTCTTCAGAGACGGTCCCTAGAGCCAGGGACGTAACCATTCCGAACAGCTTAGCTTTGCACGGAGAATCACTCCGGCTTGATACCAAGACCCGCTCACCCGCAGCTCTGGACGCTTCGGTGCTAGTTTGGCCTGCACGTCACGTCCAGCGCCCTTTAGAGAACATTAGGACAAGAGTTGTGGGCGAGAAGGACGAGAAAGCTGtggttcattcctttttctctcaccCCTGTGGCCTAGCCCGATGGTAGCGCCCGAGGTTGCGGGTTTCGCGCCTGCGCAGTGCGGCGCCTAGAGGGAAAGCGAGAGGGAGACGGACGTTGAGAGAacgagaaggaaggagagaaaatggcgTCCACGGGTGAGTGTGGTGGAACCGCGGTCGCGCTGGCGACGGCCGGGACACTCAAATTTGGGGCCGCTTGTCTCAGGGGGTGGCCGAGACGAGTGAATACAGTTGTGGAGAAGGGTGTGAGGTACTCTCCGCAGCCCGACGAGCTCGAAGGCCCGcgttctcctcccctccccccactggcaAGGCCGGTTCTGGAATCTTCCGGCGCCCCCGGCGCGCGGGATGCATGCGGCAGCGGGGGCGCGCGGGGCCTGCCGTGA
Encoded proteins:
- the RHBDD3 gene encoding rhomboid domain-containing protein 3 isoform X2 codes for the protein MQARGPAGLPSPALPLASSVLMLLLSSLWLVGAGPSLALAPELLLDPWQAHRLLTHVLGHTALPGLLLSLLLLPTLGWWQECHLGTLRFLHASALLALAAGLMGVLLAGLGVPNAAGGCGYMPVHLAMLAGQGYHPRQPQGVLPPRLLPWLLLALTPVLSSEPPFLQLLCGLLAGLAYAAGAFRWLEPSEQRLRALQEGGLCRTLAGCWPVRLLPTPGGLAELPVTHPAGVRPSRSEGSAHLQPGLGPVQLTWEGSTEVDLAWTGPVFSAGAPLWAALDEQMLQEGIQASLLEGPAQRPEGPLWLPKSSVSSLRLQQLKRMGFPTEQAVVALAATGRVEGAVSLLVEGEVGTEVLVAQGRGGPAHPEGPGPP
- the RHBDD3 gene encoding rhomboid domain-containing protein 3 isoform X1; the protein is MSTMVVKVQEEACGAQARGRAGLTQIFQPYLEPSQCLSFNEHIWETWGTQPLDTFSCAMQARGPAGLPSPALPLASSVLMLLLSSLWLVGAGPSLALAPELLLDPWQAHRLLTHVLGHTALPGLLLSLLLLPTLGWWQECHLGTLRFLHASALLALAAGLMGVLLAGLGVPNAAGGCGYMPVHLAMLAGQGYHPRQPQGVLPPRLLPWLLLALTPVLSSEPPFLQLLCGLLAGLAYAAGAFRWLEPSEQRLRALQEGGLCRTLAGCWPVRLLPTPGGLAELPVTHPAGVRPSRSEGSAHLQPGLGPVQLTWEGSTEVDLAWTGPVFSAGAPLWAALDEQMLQEGIQASLLEGPAQRPEGPLWLPKSSVSSLRLQQLKRMGFPTEQAVVALAATGRVEGAVSLLVEGEVGTEVLVAQGRGGPAHPEGPGPP